The following coding sequences are from one Terriglobia bacterium window:
- a CDS encoding Ig-like domain repeat protein yields MNASGSLRVWEISGENTSDKFAWLRAGKVVALLAALLVAVVCPSSAQTVTTTLGAGTTPSAVAVNVATNKVYVANKGSNDVTVIDGATNATTTVAVGTGPAAVAVNPATNKIYVANSGSNNVTVIDGATNTTTTVAAGTGPAAVAVNPVTNRIYVANGGGTVTVINGANNTTASVTAGTTPAAVAVNPVTNQIYVANSGSSNVTVINGANNATATVTAGTQPAAVAVDVATNKIYVANQGGSVTVIDGATNGTASAITGLLHPAITVNPVTNKIYVANSGSNSITSVDGATNAAGSVPAGPLGTSPVAVAVDPITNMIYVASPGPTVGALTVINAANNSTTATLLVGSGPAALAVNPVTNKIYVANGTSNNVTVIDGATNALATVTTGNFPTAVGLNPATNKIYVANEIDGTVTVVNGTNNTTATVITGANPDAVAVNPITNTIYVANLADGTVTVINGVTNATTTVTVGTFPEAVAVNPVTNKIYVANNLDNTVTVIDGVTLATATVTVGTSPTAVAVNPATNKIYVANLGSHSVTVIDGATNTTATVTTGINPKAVAVNSVTNQIYVAVETGTVTVIDGTSNLATPIAAVGNVPFAIAVNPVTNKIYVANLSGGNVTVIDGATNTVAGTIVAGLSPSGVAVNPVSNKIYVTNKGDFNLAINGTLTVIDGATNSTSSITLALTPAPVAVNPVTNQTYVVNEDSNNLMVIDEQQEQAVPLITTITPLAGNTTASATPTFTFTAASTFAPTAPPVTHLYFQFDTWQGPWLAATGGPATFNGTAPVLSAGTHILYAFATDGQDATSTITGLGSNPLTGSITAYLFDDTAQGAATSTTVTSSANPSTTGQSVTFTVTVTSASGTPTGTVAFFDGANSIGTGTLSAGQATLSTSTLTAGTHSITARYAGNATFAGSTSAAITQTVNGQATTTVVTSSLNPSTVGQTVTFTATVTGSSTPTGTVSFRDGTTTIGTGTLSAGSASLSTSALTSGSHSITAVYQGDATFNPSTSAAVTQTVNGVASTTSVVSSLNPSTFGTSVTFTATVSGSGTPTGTVTILDGAAAIGSAPVSAGQATVSVADLTVGAHSITASYSGDATFAASTSAVLTQTVTVVGTTTVVTSSVNPSTTGQTVIFTATVSSNTIGTPTGIVTFRDGVTTIGTGTLDLAGQTTLSTAALTAGAHSITAIFGGDATFTTSTSAIFTQTVNTPTKAATTTVVASSLNPSTTGQSVTFTATVSSASAGTLTGTVAFFDGATSLGTGTVSAGKATLATAALAVGSHSITAVYSGDAAFATSTSAALTQTVNKAATTTVVASSLNPSTAGQSVTFTATVTSASAGTLTGTVAFFDGATSLGTGTVSVGKATLSTAALAGGSHSITAVYSGDGTFATSTSAVLTQIVNKAATTTAVASSLNPSTAGQTVTFTATVTSASPGTLTGTVAFFDGATSLGTGTVTAGQATLSTSALAAGSHSITAVYSGDATFATSTSAVLTQTVNNSTKPATTATVASSLNPSATGQSVTFTATVTSASGTPTGTVTFLDGTTSLGTGTLSTGHATLSTTTLAAGSHSITASYQGDATFAASTSTVLTQTVNNPAADFTIGAASGSPTSITVKAGSPANYSLQIALPAGVAGPLNVTITCTGAPSKASCNGPAVPVNVTGAAPTIVSVTVTTTANAMLLPAPSSRPGNPVNLLPILGPLAILLLLFWMATNKRTARLGEGLAWPGKLAPAMPVLALFLAMAFVSGCGGGGSSTTPPPPPPVTGTPTGTYTLTVTAVAGSVTHTQQLTLTVQ; encoded by the coding sequence ATGAATGCTTCCGGGTCGTTGCGCGTTTGGGAAATTTCGGGGGAAAATACCAGCGACAAGTTTGCCTGGTTGAGGGCCGGCAAGGTTGTTGCCCTGCTGGCTGCGTTGCTGGTGGCAGTAGTCTGTCCGTCCTCGGCTCAGACCGTGACCACAACGCTTGGCGCCGGGACCACTCCGTCCGCGGTGGCGGTGAACGTGGCCACCAACAAGGTTTACGTTGCCAACAAGGGCAGCAACGACGTCACGGTGATCGACGGCGCCACCAACGCAACCACCACGGTTGCTGTCGGCACCGGTCCCGCGGCCGTCGCCGTCAACCCCGCGACCAACAAGATCTACGTTGCCAACAGCGGAAGCAATAACGTTACCGTGATCGACGGAGCTACCAATACCACCACCACGGTCGCGGCCGGGACTGGCCCTGCAGCCGTGGCGGTCAATCCGGTGACCAACAGAATCTACGTGGCCAATGGCGGCGGCACCGTCACCGTGATCAATGGCGCGAACAACACCACGGCCAGCGTGACTGCCGGGACGACTCCCGCCGCCGTGGCGGTAAACCCAGTAACCAACCAGATTTACGTTGCCAACAGCGGAAGCAGCAACGTGACCGTGATCAACGGCGCGAACAACGCAACGGCCACCGTTACCGCCGGCACTCAACCCGCAGCCGTGGCCGTGGACGTGGCTACCAACAAGATTTACGTGGCGAACCAGGGTGGCAGCGTCACTGTGATTGATGGCGCCACCAACGGCACGGCCAGCGCAATCACCGGGCTGCTTCACCCGGCCATCACCGTCAACCCGGTGACCAACAAGATCTACGTCGCCAACAGTGGGAGCAATTCCATAACGTCAGTGGATGGCGCCACGAACGCCGCCGGAAGCGTGCCCGCCGGACCTCTCGGCACAAGCCCGGTTGCCGTGGCCGTGGACCCGATAACCAACATGATCTACGTGGCCAGTCCTGGCCCGACTGTGGGCGCATTGACGGTGATCAATGCCGCAAACAATTCCACGACAGCCACGCTCCTTGTGGGGTCAGGCCCCGCGGCTCTGGCGGTCAACCCAGTGACCAATAAGATCTACGTGGCGAACGGGACCAGTAATAACGTCACGGTGATTGACGGCGCCACCAACGCCCTGGCCACCGTCACCACCGGCAACTTTCCTACTGCGGTAGGGCTAAACCCGGCCACCAACAAAATCTATGTCGCCAACGAGATCGACGGCACCGTCACAGTAGTGAACGGGACCAACAACACCACGGCCACCGTGATCACCGGCGCGAACCCTGACGCCGTGGCGGTCAACCCGATCACCAACACAATTTACGTGGCCAATCTCGCCGATGGGACAGTGACGGTGATCAACGGCGTCACCAACGCCACGACCACGGTGACCGTCGGGACGTTCCCGGAAGCGGTGGCAGTGAACCCTGTTACCAACAAGATCTATGTGGCCAACAACTTGGATAACACCGTGACAGTGATCGATGGAGTGACCCTTGCAACGGCCACGGTAACAGTCGGCACTTCCCCAACGGCTGTAGCGGTAAATCCCGCAACCAATAAGATCTATGTCGCCAATCTTGGCTCCCACAGCGTGACGGTAATTGACGGGGCCACCAACACCACAGCCACGGTCACAACCGGGATCAACCCTAAAGCAGTTGCCGTCAACTCGGTGACCAATCAGATCTACGTGGCCGTTGAGACCGGCACCGTGACCGTGATCGACGGCACAAGCAACCTGGCCACTCCCATAGCCGCGGTCGGAAATGTGCCTTTTGCTATCGCGGTAAATCCTGTCACCAACAAGATTTATGTCGCCAATTTGAGCGGCGGCAACGTGACGGTGATTGACGGTGCAACCAATACCGTTGCTGGTACCATCGTCGCCGGGTTGAGTCCCTCCGGCGTGGCGGTCAACCCGGTGAGCAACAAGATTTATGTAACGAACAAGGGTGATTTCAACCTGGCGATCAATGGCACCTTGACGGTGATTGACGGCGCCACCAACAGCACCTCCAGCATTACGCTGGCGCTTACCCCCGCGCCCGTGGCGGTCAATCCGGTCACCAACCAGACCTACGTTGTCAATGAAGACAGCAACAACCTGATGGTGATCGACGAGCAGCAAGAGCAAGCGGTGCCGCTCATCACAACCATCACTCCACTGGCCGGGAACACCACTGCCAGTGCCACGCCCACGTTCACGTTCACGGCAGCCAGCACCTTTGCTCCAACGGCGCCTCCGGTGACCCACCTCTATTTCCAGTTTGACACCTGGCAGGGACCCTGGCTTGCGGCCACAGGCGGCCCGGCAACTTTCAACGGAACAGCGCCCGTACTGTCAGCCGGCACGCACATTCTTTACGCCTTCGCCACCGACGGGCAGGACGCCACCTCCACCATCACCGGCTTGGGTAGCAATCCGCTCACCGGCTCCATCACCGCCTATTTATTTGACGATACGGCGCAGGGCGCGGCCACCAGCACCACGGTAACTTCGTCGGCGAATCCTTCGACAACAGGGCAGTCCGTCACCTTCACTGTAACTGTTACCAGCGCTTCCGGGACGCCAACGGGCACAGTGGCGTTCTTTGACGGCGCCAACTCCATCGGGACCGGTACGCTGAGTGCGGGTCAGGCCACGCTGTCCACTTCCACGCTGACGGCCGGTACGCACTCGATTACCGCGCGATATGCCGGCAATGCCACATTCGCCGGGAGCACCTCGGCCGCGATCACGCAGACCGTGAACGGCCAGGCCACAACCACGGTTGTGACTTCTTCGCTGAATCCCTCGACCGTGGGACAGACTGTCACCTTCACCGCCACCGTTACCGGCAGCTCGACGCCGACCGGCACGGTGTCATTCCGCGATGGCACCACCACCATCGGAACCGGCACCCTCAGCGCAGGATCGGCTTCGCTGTCCACTTCAGCCCTTACGTCTGGCTCACACTCGATCACCGCGGTTTACCAGGGCGATGCCACTTTCAATCCCAGCACGTCGGCGGCGGTTACGCAGACCGTGAACGGTGTTGCTTCAACTACTTCGGTCGTCTCGTCGTTGAATCCCTCCACCTTCGGGACGTCCGTCACGTTTACCGCCACGGTCAGCGGCTCGGGAACGCCCACCGGCACCGTGACAATCCTTGACGGAGCTGCGGCCATTGGGTCCGCTCCTGTGAGCGCAGGCCAGGCTACGGTTTCCGTTGCCGACCTGACCGTCGGCGCGCACTCCATCACCGCTTCCTATTCCGGTGATGCCACGTTTGCCGCCAGCACCTCGGCCGTACTTACGCAGACCGTGACCGTGGTGGGGACCACCACCGTCGTCACCTCTTCGGTAAATCCATCCACAACGGGTCAAACGGTCATCTTCACGGCCACCGTGAGCAGCAATACGATAGGAACGCCTACGGGCATCGTCACCTTCCGTGATGGCGTGACCACCATCGGAACAGGCACGCTTGATCTGGCAGGGCAGACCACTCTGTCCACTGCGGCGCTGACCGCTGGGGCGCACTCCATCACCGCCATCTTCGGTGGCGACGCCACGTTTACCACCAGCACCTCGGCGATCTTCACGCAAACTGTAAACACCCCAACCAAAGCCGCCACCACTACGGTTGTAGCTTCGTCGCTGAATCCTTCCACCACGGGCCAGAGCGTTACCTTCACGGCCACGGTGAGCAGTGCTTCGGCCGGGACGCTGACGGGCACGGTTGCGTTCTTTGATGGCGCAACCAGCCTCGGCACGGGAACCGTAAGCGCCGGGAAAGCAACGCTCGCCACGGCAGCGCTGGCGGTTGGTTCGCATTCGATTACGGCCGTCTACTCGGGGGACGCCGCGTTCGCGACCAGCACCTCGGCGGCCCTCACACAAACCGTAAACAAAGCCGCTACCACCACGGTTGTAGCTTCGTCGTTGAATCCTTCCACCGCGGGCCAGAGCGTTACCTTCACGGCTACGGTGACCAGCGCTTCGGCCGGGACGCTAACAGGCACGGTTGCATTCTTTGACGGCGCAACCAGCCTCGGCACGGGAACCGTGAGCGTCGGGAAAGCCACACTCTCCACGGCAGCGTTGGCGGGCGGTTCGCATTCGATTACGGCCGTTTATTCGGGCGATGGTACGTTCGCGACCAGCACCTCGGCGGTTCTCACCCAAATCGTAAACAAAGCCGCCACCACCACGGCTGTGGCTTCTTCGCTGAATCCTTCCACCGCGGGCCAGACAGTTACCTTCACGGCCACGGTGACCAGTGCTTCGCCCGGGACGCTAACCGGCACGGTTGCATTCTTTGACGGCGCAACCAGCCTCGGCACGGGCACGGTGACCGCCGGGCAAGCCACGCTTTCCACGTCAGCGCTGGCTGCCGGTTCGCATTCGATTACCGCTGTTTATTCGGGCGATGCCACGTTTGCCACCAGCACTTCGGCGGTGCTCACACAAACCGTAAACAACTCGACCAAACCGGCCACCACGGCCACCGTCGCCTCGTCGCTGAATCCTTCCGCCACGGGCCAGTCAGTTACCTTCACGGCCACGGTGACCAGCGCTTCAGGGACGCCGACCGGGACGGTCACCTTCCTTGACGGGACAACCAGCCTTGGCACCGGCACGCTGAGCACAGGACATGCCACGCTTTCCACGACAACGCTGGCTGCCGGTTCGCATTCGATTACCGCGTCCTACCAGGGCGACGCCACGTTTGCCGCCAGCACCTCCACCGTGCTCACGCAAACCGTGAACAATCCGGCTGCTGACTTCACCATTGGCGCGGCCTCCGGCAGTCCAACATCCATCACCGTGAAGGCCGGCTCGCCAGCCAACTACTCGCTTCAGATCGCTCTTCCGGCCGGCGTCGCGGGCCCACTGAATGTGACGATTACCTGCACGGGAGCGCCTTCGAAGGCAAGCTGCAATGGACCCGCTGTGCCGGTGAACGTCACGGGAGCAGCGCCAACCATCGTTTCCGTCACCGTAACCACGACTGCGAATGCGATGTTGTTGCCAGCGCCTTCGTCCCGGCCCGGCAATCCGGTAAATCTCTTGCCGATTCTTGGCCCCTTGGCAATTCTGTTGCTGTTATTCTGGATGGCAACCAATAAGCGGACCGCAAGACTCGGTGAAGGCCTGGCCTGGCCTGGGAAACTGGCTCCTGCCATGCCCGTGCTCGCCTTGTTCTTGGCGATGGCGTTTGTGAGCGGTTGCGGCGGCGGAGGCAGCAGCACCACTCCACCACCGCCACCTCCGGTCACCGGAACGCCAACCGGTACGTACACCCTTACCGTGACAGCCGTCGCGGGCAGCGTGACGCACACGCAGCAATTGACGCTTACCGTCCAGTAA
- a CDS encoding beta-propeller fold lactonase family protein → MISPRRITRAFCLVLTSLALCAFAALAFVLPAAAQAPGNYVYVNNQTVANSVNAYSVSSTGALSPLPGSPYATGGVGANVLCYGLNRITISGANNLLFVANTGNQTISVFQINPATGALTPAAGSPFASGLTLDSCQGLSLAVTPDGAFLMASSNGLINTFSVAANGSLAPFASTANCCSPMAGMVISGNGKFLAASNENSVSVYTIAAGVLTPVLGSPFPKTGTGLISGLDFSCAADRLYGGEATSINTITDAWTVDANGVLTPVPGSPFHTTGTNSNVVHLSPDNALLLESNQASNSVNSSNILSDGRLSNVGKFGGTAAVHVPAGMATDAGGRFLYVADANFGVAVFKISAGGLLTSLSDNAINRPGQIQDLAAYPPRSCASADLSITKSASATVVAGSPIVYTITITNNGPSAASAVVSDTVPAGTTPGGNLKIVAATGAQRASGVVTIHTTAPHSIFAGEAVSITGVGDASFNGAFTVASVPDASSFTYNQAGTDLISGGGNATTPNCQVPAGGTGVCGAVTAARAIPIVASTGAKRASGVVTITTTAPHVLLAGQTISIAAVSNTSFNGTFPIASVPTPTTFTYSQAGADATSGGGNAVTGQTLTVAFDSLANGETQTALLTTTTATTAANGAVISNTATISNKSAVDPTPANNTATAAVTVGTPVATTLTVPNGTGPYGGLATLSAVLKNSVTNAPIAGKLLTFQLNGSTLASALTDATGTATVTTLPIGTISVGTHVSAFTVSFAGDSSFLASSSVGTLVVTTAQLTVTADNQSRLYGDPNPPLTYTITGFVNGDTIAVVSGAASCSTTATPASPAGTYPITCTLGTLAATNYVFVFVDGTLTVNPAPLTVTVANASRAYGAANPAFTGTITGLKNGDVITATYSTTATAASPVGTYPITATLVDPGNVLGSYVVTNTPGTLTVTAASLVVTANNAARLYGDPNPAFTGTIAGLVNGDNITATFTSAATPASPIGNYAIVPALLDPTNKLGNYAVTLNNGNLVVSPAPLTVTAANATRAFGTPNPVFTGAIVGIKNADNITATYASPATATSAPGTYPIVPTLVDPTAKLGNYTVTVNNGTLTITAAALTVTADNVSRLYGDPNPTLTYTITGFVNGDTIAVVSGTAACTTTATPASPVGTYPITCTAGTLAASGYVFVFANGTLTVNPAPLTVAAANASRLYGAANPAFTGAITGIKNGDNITATYASVATATSNAGTYPIVPTLVDPTGKLGNYTVTSNNGTLTVTAAPLTVTAANATRVYGDPNPAFTGTITGLLNGDNITATYASAATPASSVGSYAIVPTLVDPTGKLGNYTVTSNNGTLTVTPAALVVTAANATRAFGDPNPAFTGTIVGLKNGDNITATFSSPATATSPAGTYPIIPALVDPTGKLGNYTVTANNGTLTVTSAALVVTAANASRFYGDPNPVFTGTITGVKNGDTITATYSSTATATSAPGTFAIVPTLSDGGTGALANYTIVINNGILTVNAAPLSVAAANATRLYGAANPVFTGTITGLKNGDNITATYTSVADPTSNVGTYPIAPVLSDPTNKLSNYAVTLTNGTLTITPAPLSVTAANASRLYGDPNPAFTGTITGLLNGDNITATYSSVDATAAVGTYPIVPALVDPTGKLGNYTVTSNNGTLTITPAPLSVTAANAARAFGDPNPVFTGAIAGIKNGDNITATYSTTATATSPIGTYPIVPALLDPTGKLSNYTVTINNGTLTISQAVLTVTAANAGMLYGDPVPLLTGVITGLKNGDTISAVYGTTATPASPVGIYPIIPTLVDPNNQAVNYTVVINNGSLVVSPAPLLVTAADASRLYGDPNPVFTGTIIGIKNADNITATFSSATDPTTTVGTYPIVPTLVDPAGRLANYVVTSTNGTLTITPAPLTIQAADATAPVGSIPAFTGTITGVKNADVITATYSTTADATSPAGTYPIVPAADPNPVLVNYSITLLNGTLTLQ, encoded by the coding sequence ATGATCTCCCCACGGAGAATTACCCGCGCATTCTGTCTGGTCTTAACCTCGCTTGCGTTGTGTGCTTTTGCCGCGCTGGCATTCGTGCTCCCGGCGGCCGCGCAGGCCCCGGGCAACTACGTATATGTGAATAACCAGACGGTAGCAAACTCCGTCAACGCTTACTCCGTGTCTTCCACCGGCGCCCTTTCGCCCTTGCCAGGCTCGCCCTATGCCACCGGCGGCGTAGGCGCCAATGTCCTCTGTTATGGCTTAAACCGGATCACCATCAGCGGCGCCAACAACTTGCTGTTTGTCGCCAATACCGGGAACCAGACCATCAGCGTCTTCCAGATCAATCCCGCCACGGGCGCTTTGACCCCGGCGGCCGGATCGCCTTTTGCCAGCGGCCTCACCCTCGATAGCTGCCAGGGGCTCTCGCTGGCGGTCACACCCGATGGTGCGTTCCTGATGGCCTCCAGCAATGGCCTGATCAATACATTCAGCGTTGCTGCCAATGGATCGCTGGCCCCGTTCGCCTCCACCGCAAATTGCTGTTCGCCCATGGCCGGCATGGTGATCTCCGGCAATGGAAAGTTCCTCGCTGCCTCCAACGAGAACAGCGTGTCTGTTTACACCATCGCTGCCGGCGTGCTTACCCCGGTGCTGGGTTCGCCCTTCCCCAAGACCGGCACAGGATTGATCTCCGGACTGGATTTCAGTTGCGCGGCCGACCGCCTTTACGGTGGAGAGGCCACCAGCATCAACACCATTACCGACGCATGGACCGTGGATGCAAACGGCGTGCTGACTCCTGTTCCCGGCAGCCCGTTTCATACCACCGGCACCAATTCGAACGTTGTTCATCTCAGTCCTGACAACGCGCTGCTCTTGGAAAGCAATCAGGCCAGCAACAGCGTAAATTCCTCCAACATCCTGAGCGATGGCCGCCTGAGCAACGTCGGCAAATTCGGCGGCACCGCCGCGGTGCACGTGCCTGCAGGCATGGCCACGGACGCTGGCGGAAGGTTTCTCTACGTAGCAGACGCCAATTTTGGCGTAGCTGTTTTCAAAATCAGCGCAGGCGGCCTGCTCACGTCTTTGAGCGATAATGCCATCAATCGTCCGGGCCAGATCCAGGACCTGGCGGCCTATCCTCCGCGCTCCTGCGCCAGTGCTGATCTTTCCATTACCAAGTCAGCTTCGGCCACCGTGGTGGCCGGGAGCCCGATCGTCTATACGATCACCATCACCAACAACGGCCCGTCGGCAGCGTCGGCCGTGGTATCGGACACCGTGCCGGCCGGCACAACGCCCGGCGGGAACCTGAAAATCGTTGCCGCCACCGGAGCGCAGCGCGCCAGCGGCGTAGTCACCATCCACACCACGGCGCCGCATTCCATCTTTGCCGGAGAAGCGGTGTCTATTACCGGAGTAGGGGACGCCAGCTTCAACGGAGCATTTACCGTTGCTTCGGTCCCGGACGCTTCCTCTTTTACTTACAATCAGGCAGGAACGGATTTGATCAGCGGCGGCGGCAACGCCACCACCCCGAATTGCCAGGTCCCCGCAGGGGGCACCGGCGTATGCGGCGCGGTAACAGCGGCGCGCGCCATACCGATTGTTGCTTCAACCGGAGCCAAGCGAGCGAGCGGCGTGGTGACCATCACCACCACGGCGCCGCATGTTCTGCTCGCCGGTCAAACAATTTCCATCGCGGCCGTGTCGAATACCAGCTTCAACGGCACATTCCCGATCGCTTCTGTCCCCACCCCCACAACCTTTACTTACAGTCAGGCAGGCGCGGATGCCACCAGCGGCGGCGGGAATGCTGTCACCGGGCAGACCTTGACCGTTGCGTTCGACTCTCTCGCCAACGGAGAGACGCAAACCGCTCTCCTCACCACCACCACAGCTACTACAGCCGCTAACGGCGCGGTGATCAGCAACACTGCCACCATCAGCAACAAATCCGCGGTTGATCCCACTCCCGCCAACAACACGGCCACCGCGGCAGTGACTGTGGGGACGCCCGTGGCCACCACTCTTACCGTCCCCAACGGCACCGGACCTTACGGCGGACTGGCTACGCTTTCAGCCGTCCTGAAGAACAGCGTTACCAATGCTCCTATCGCGGGCAAGCTGCTTACGTTCCAATTGAACGGCAGCACCCTGGCCAGCGCGTTGACCGATGCCACCGGAACAGCCACGGTTACTACTTTGCCGATTGGCACCATCTCGGTCGGGACCCATGTGTCTGCCTTCACCGTCAGCTTTGCCGGCGATTCCAGCTTCCTGGCCAGCAGCTCGGTGGGCACGCTGGTGGTAACTACGGCGCAGTTGACGGTCACCGCCGACAACCAGTCCCGTCTCTATGGCGATCCCAATCCGCCGCTGACGTACACCATCACCGGCTTCGTCAACGGTGACACCATTGCGGTGGTGAGCGGGGCCGCCAGTTGCTCCACCACAGCCACCCCGGCCAGCCCGGCGGGAACGTATCCCATCACCTGCACTCTGGGCACGCTCGCTGCCACGAACTATGTGTTTGTGTTCGTGGACGGCACGCTCACGGTGAACCCGGCGCCGTTGACGGTGACGGTGGCCAATGCCAGCCGTGCGTATGGCGCAGCCAACCCGGCCTTTACCGGCACGATCACCGGTTTGAAGAACGGTGACGTAATCACCGCAACGTATAGCACCACGGCCACTGCGGCCAGTCCTGTGGGGACTTATCCCATCACCGCAACTCTGGTGGATCCCGGCAACGTGCTGGGAAGCTATGTGGTCACCAACACTCCTGGCACGCTGACCGTTACGGCCGCGTCCCTGGTGGTTACCGCCAACAACGCAGCGCGCTTGTACGGCGATCCCAACCCCGCCTTCACCGGGACGATTGCCGGATTGGTGAACGGTGACAACATCACCGCTACTTTCACCAGCGCGGCCACTCCGGCGAGTCCAATCGGAAATTACGCCATCGTGCCAGCTTTGCTTGATCCCACGAACAAGCTTGGCAACTATGCGGTCACCCTCAACAACGGCAACCTGGTGGTCAGCCCCGCGCCCTTGACCGTGACGGCGGCCAATGCCACTCGCGCGTTCGGCACTCCCAACCCGGTCTTCACCGGCGCCATCGTAGGCATCAAGAACGCTGACAACATAACAGCGACTTATGCCAGCCCTGCTACCGCGACCAGCGCGCCGGGAACGTATCCCATCGTCCCGACGCTGGTTGATCCCACCGCGAAGCTGGGCAATTACACCGTGACCGTAAACAATGGCACGTTGACCATCACCGCCGCGGCATTGACGGTGACTGCGGACAACGTGAGCCGCTTGTACGGCGATCCCAACCCGACTCTGACCTACACCATCACCGGCTTCGTGAACGGCGACACCATCGCGGTGGTTAGCGGCACGGCCGCTTGCACAACTACGGCCACGCCGGCCAGCCCGGTGGGAACGTATCCCATCACCTGCACTGCGGGCACGCTTGCCGCGTCGGGCTATGTATTCGTGTTCGCCAACGGCACGCTGACCGTGAACCCGGCGCCGCTGACGGTGGCTGCCGCGAATGCCAGCCGGCTCTATGGCGCTGCTAACCCGGCGTTCACTGGCGCCATCACCGGCATCAAGAATGGTGACAACATCACGGCAACCTACGCTAGCGTGGCCACTGCAACCAGCAACGCCGGCACTTACCCGATCGTCCCCACACTCGTGGATCCAACGGGCAAGCTCGGCAATTACACCGTGACTTCCAACAACGGCACGCTGACCGTGACCGCGGCGCCGTTGACCGTGACCGCGGCTAACGCAACCCGCGTGTACGGCGATCCCAACCCGGCGTTCACCGGCACCATCACCGGGCTGCTCAACGGTGACAACATCACCGCAACTTATGCCAGCGCGGCCACGCCAGCCAGCTCCGTGGGGAGCTACGCAATCGTGCCCACGCTGGTGGACCCGACGGGCAAGCTCGGCAATTACACCGTGACTTCCAACAACGGCACGCTGACTGTGACTCCGGCGGCGCTGGTTGTGACTGCCGCCAATGCAACGCGCGCATTCGGCGATCCCAACCCGGCCTTCACCGGTACTATCGTCGGCTTGAAAAACGGCGACAACATCACTGCCACGTTCTCCAGCCCGGCTACTGCAACCAGTCCGGCGGGAACGTATCCCATTATCCCGGCGTTGGTTGATCCTACCGGCAAGCTCGGCAACTATACGGTCACCGCGAACAACGGAACGCTGACTGTGACCTCCGCGGCGCTGGTTGTAACCGCGGCCAACGCCAGCCGGTTCTATGGCGATCCGAACCCGGTCTTCACCGGGACGATCACCGGCGTCAAGAACGGTGACACCATCACGGCCACGTACAGCAGCACGGCCACCGCGACCAGCGCACCCGGGACGTTTGCAATCGTACCCACGCTGTCAGACGGCGGCACGGGCGCGCTGGCGAACTACACCATCGTGATCAACAACGGTATTCTCACGGTGAATGCCGCTCCGTTGAGCGTGGCTGCGGCCAATGCCACCCGCCTTTACGGCGCTGCCAACCCGGTCTTTACCGGTACCATTACCGGCCTGAAGAACGGTGACAACATCACTGCCACCTACACCAGCGTCGCTGATCCCACAAGCAATGTGGGGACCTATCCCATCGCGCCGGTGTTGAGTGATCCAACCAACAAGCTCAGCAACTACGCGGTCACTCTGACCAATGGCACGCTCACCATCACTCCGGCTCCGCTATCGGTCACGGCAGCGAATGCCAGCCGCCTGTACGGTGATCCCAACCCGGCCTTCACCGGGACGATCACCGGGCTGCTGAACGGTGACAACATCACGGCGACGTACTCCAGCGTCGATGCGACGGCCGCCGTGGGAACCTACCCGATCGTGCCTGCCCTGGTTGATCCCACCGGCAAACTCGGCAACTACACGGTCACTTCCAACAACGGAACGCTGACGATTACGCCGGCGCCGTTGAGTGTGACTGCGGCCAATGCGGCGCGCGCATTCGGCGATCCCAACCCGGTCTTCACCGGCGCCATCGCCGGAATCAAGAACGGTGACAACATCACCGCAACATATAGCACCACGGCCACCGCCACCAGCCCGATTGGAACTTATCCAATCGTGCCTGCGCTGCTTGACCCGACCGGCAAGCTCAGCAACTATACGGTCACCATCAACAACGGAACGCTGACGATCTCGCAAGCTGTGCTGACGGTTACCGCCGCCAATGCCGGCATGCTATACGGCGATCCTGTTCCTCTCTTGACCGGCGTCATTACCGGTTTGAAGAACGGTGACACCATCAGCGCGGTCTACGGCACCACGGCAACCCCGGCCAGTCCGGTGGGGATCTACCCGATCATCCCCACGCTGGTTGATCCCAATAACCAGGCTGTCAACTACACGGTCGTGATCAACAACGGATCGCTCGTCGTTAGCCCGGCTCCGCTGCTCGTGACTGCGGCCGATGCCAGCCGCTTGTACGGCGACCCCAACCCGGTCTTCACCGGCACGATCATCGGCATCAAGAACGCTGACAACATCACCGCCACGTTCTCCAGCGCCACCGATCCAACCACAACCGTGGGAACGTATCCAATCGTGCCCACTCTGGTTGACCCGGCCGGCAGGCTGGCCAATTACGTGGTCACTTCAACCAATGGCACGCTCACGATAACCCCGGCCCCGCTGACCATTCAGGCGGCGGATGCCACTGCACCGGTGGGCTCAATCCCGGCCTTCACCGGAACGATTACCGGAGTGAAGAATGCGGACGTGATTACGGCCACCTACTCCACCACCGCAGACGCCACCAGCCCGGCTGGAACGTACCCGATTGTCCCGGCCGCTGATCCCAACCCGGTGCTGGTCAACTACTCGATTACATTGCTCAATGGAACTCTGACTCTGCAGTAG